In the Haloferula helveola genome, one interval contains:
- a CDS encoding S8 family peptidase encodes MKGWKPWAALVAIVAIGLGVGRWIGNSATGTVDPELPPVTKLRAPKTERDSVIRTPKTSERPPSQPKFDREASELGALPGQRTITFRDAESMRRFLEAIAGKGIAVLGSIDALNTLRVGFLNADELAALLDGTEDTGFIFPVYVPGGGSIQDGAIGFGDQFLRWLGVEGETMGLGKGLKIAVLDTGIAANGQFTNKVISTNYVELPDNPADQNGHGTAVASLIASELGLAPDATLLSYRIADDGGSSDTFVLAQAIIAATDAGADLINISLGSMSRSAILENAVNYAAEAGVLIVASAGNDGFNRIAYPAGYDQVIGVGAVDAKGEHLLFSNSGDVSIVAPGLALTSAWPDDQTINFTGTSASSPVVTGAIAAVMTQFRVPAATAWQMLVDSANEAGPPGDDSSYGAGVLNVGRTFDSKTTGITDLALASNYVTTDAQGQTVLQVTVENRGTSRIINAPVSVTTPAGSTQLNVTTLSPGEIQTFNLPLTLGSEEIQIDSVVKVSGGGTDANPANNRRVDVVVPAEDP; translated from the coding sequence ATGAAAGGTTGGAAGCCGTGGGCCGCCCTCGTCGCAATTGTGGCGATCGGCCTCGGCGTCGGCCGGTGGATCGGTAATTCGGCGACCGGCACGGTGGATCCGGAGCTGCCACCTGTCACCAAGCTGCGCGCCCCGAAGACGGAGCGTGACTCGGTGATCCGAACCCCGAAAACGTCGGAGCGCCCCCCGTCCCAGCCGAAGTTCGATCGCGAGGCGTCCGAACTCGGAGCCCTTCCCGGCCAGCGGACGATCACCTTCCGCGACGCCGAGTCGATGCGCCGGTTCCTCGAGGCGATCGCCGGCAAAGGGATTGCGGTGCTCGGTTCGATCGATGCCCTTAACACATTGCGGGTCGGCTTCCTAAACGCGGACGAGCTGGCGGCGCTGCTCGACGGAACCGAAGACACGGGCTTCATCTTTCCGGTTTATGTGCCGGGTGGCGGAAGCATCCAGGACGGAGCTATCGGCTTCGGCGATCAATTCCTCCGCTGGCTCGGAGTCGAGGGAGAAACGATGGGGCTCGGCAAGGGGCTGAAGATCGCGGTGCTCGACACCGGCATCGCCGCGAATGGACAGTTTACCAACAAGGTCATTTCGACCAACTACGTCGAGCTGCCGGACAATCCGGCAGACCAGAACGGTCACGGCACCGCTGTTGCCTCCCTGATTGCCAGCGAACTCGGACTCGCTCCGGACGCGACCCTGCTGTCCTACCGGATCGCGGACGACGGCGGGTCGTCCGATACCTTCGTGCTGGCGCAGGCGATCATCGCCGCCACCGACGCCGGCGCCGATCTGATCAACATCTCGCTCGGATCGATGAGTCGCAGCGCGATTCTCGAGAATGCCGTCAACTACGCGGCAGAAGCCGGAGTGCTGATCGTCGCTTCGGCTGGCAACGACGGGTTCAACCGGATCGCGTATCCGGCCGGCTACGATCAGGTGATCGGAGTCGGCGCGGTCGACGCCAAAGGCGAGCACCTCCTTTTCTCCAACTCGGGCGACGTCTCGATCGTTGCCCCCGGGCTGGCGCTCACCTCGGCGTGGCCCGACGACCAGACGATCAACTTCACCGGCACCTCGGCCAGTTCACCGGTCGTCACCGGTGCCATCGCCGCCGTCATGACCCAGTTCCGTGTGCCTGCGGCAACCGCATGGCAGATGCTCGTCGACTCGGCCAACGAAGCCGGCCCGCCGGGTGACGACTCAAGCTACGGTGCCGGAGTCCTGAATGTCGGGCGCACCTTCGACAGCAAGACCACCGGCATCACCGATCTCGCCTTGGCTTCGAACTACGTCACTACCGACGCACAGGGCCAGACGGTGCTCCAGGTGACCGTTGAGAACCGCGGAACCTCGCGGATCATCAATGCGCCGGTCAGCGTCACCACACCGGCCGGATCCACGCAGTTGAACGTCACCACGCTTTCGCCGGGAGAGATCCAGACCTTCAACCTTCCGCTGACCCTCGGTTCGGAGGAAATCCAGATCGACTCGGTGGTGAAGGTTTCTGGTGGCGGCACCGATGCGAATCCGGCAAACAACCGGCGAGTCGATGTTGTCGTTCCCGCGGAAGATCCCTGA
- the hemW gene encoding radical SAM family heme chaperone HemW, which produces MLIYLHIPFCHRICPYCSFYKHTPGATPIPRFIDALLTEARQRMAPPSPVPRTLYLGGGTPSMLSPGHLRRLFDGLAAITNLEALDEITLEANPATFDLAKARLFRELGVRRVSLGIQSFHGPTLGSLGREHTPEQAAESVRLLREAGMPSVNIDLMFSVPGLALDDWRRTLEQTLRLEPDHVSAYNLTYEEDTDFFEMLAKGELDADEDRDADQFLLAREMLTAAGFEHYETSNYARPGQRSSHNHGYWNGEDYLGLGPSAVSTVSGIRTRNVPDTERYVKMIETVGNAATESEALTPAQLRIERIALLLRTSEGVPAELLEETDPSRVVDSGLASLKNGRLVLTPEGLPLVDAIAAEII; this is translated from the coding sequence ATGCTGATCTACCTCCACATCCCGTTCTGCCACCGGATCTGCCCTTACTGCTCGTTCTACAAACACACCCCGGGCGCCACTCCGATCCCGAGGTTCATCGACGCCCTCCTCACCGAAGCACGGCAGCGAATGGCGCCCCCTTCTCCCGTTCCACGGACCCTCTATCTCGGCGGCGGAACCCCATCGATGCTGTCGCCGGGGCATTTGCGCCGCCTCTTCGATGGCCTGGCGGCGATCACGAACCTCGAAGCACTCGACGAGATCACCCTTGAGGCAAATCCCGCGACCTTCGACCTCGCGAAAGCCCGGCTCTTTCGGGAACTCGGCGTCCGCCGCGTGTCGCTCGGCATCCAATCGTTTCACGGCCCGACGCTCGGCTCGCTCGGCCGCGAACACACGCCTGAGCAAGCCGCGGAATCGGTCCGGCTGCTTCGCGAGGCAGGCATGCCCTCGGTCAACATCGACCTGATGTTCTCGGTTCCCGGGCTCGCTCTCGACGACTGGCGCCGCACGCTGGAGCAGACGCTCCGCCTCGAACCCGACCACGTGTCCGCCTACAACCTGACCTACGAGGAGGACACCGACTTCTTCGAAATGCTCGCCAAGGGTGAACTCGACGCCGATGAGGATCGCGATGCTGATCAGTTCCTCCTCGCACGCGAGATGCTGACCGCCGCCGGCTTCGAGCACTACGAGACATCGAACTACGCCCGCCCCGGGCAACGCTCGTCCCACAATCACGGCTATTGGAACGGCGAAGACTACCTCGGACTCGGGCCGTCCGCCGTTTCGACCGTATCAGGCATCCGCACCCGCAACGTGCCCGACACCGAGCGCTACGTGAAGATGATCGAAACCGTCGGCAACGCCGCCACCGAGTCCGAAGCGCTCACTCCGGCCCAACTCCGCATCGAGCGCATCGCGCTGCTGCTCCGCACCTCGGAGGGAGTTCCGGCCGAGCTGCTTGAGGAGACCGACCCGTCGCGGGTCGTCGACAGCGGTCTCGCCAGCCTGAAGAACGGCCGTCTCGTTCTGACCCCCGAGGGTCTCCCTCTGGTCGATGCCATCGCTGCCGAGATCATCTGA
- a CDS encoding quinone-dependent dihydroorotate dehydrogenase — protein sequence MFSVGPPAKDVQSPPVSAAYSLARSLLFRLDAENAHHLSLRALRAAERAGILPLLYPQPECIAPVEVMGLRFPNRIGLAAGLDKEGNTIDALGRLGFGFIEIGTITPRPQAGNPKPRLFRLVEHESIINRMGFNNPGIEEGVRNVRASRRFEGVIGFNIGKNKDTPNERAADDYLICLREAYPVADYIVVNLSSPNTPGLRDLQGEEASAKLLETLKAEQAKLEQQHGRRVPLLFKVAPDLDPEHITGLSRVFLDGGLDGLIATNTTITRDAVAGHRLADEAGGLSGRVLLERSNEVIRAFATELGGQVPIIGAGGVSSPGDAVSKLRAGASLVQIYSAFIFQGPDLIRNCAERLVSEPL from the coding sequence ATGTTCAGCGTTGGACCCCCGGCCAAGGATGTACAATCTCCCCCCGTGTCCGCCGCCTACTCCCTCGCCCGTTCCCTGCTGTTTCGACTCGATGCGGAAAATGCACACCATTTGAGCCTGCGCGCCCTCCGTGCCGCCGAGCGGGCCGGCATCCTTCCCCTGCTCTACCCGCAGCCGGAGTGCATCGCCCCTGTCGAGGTGATGGGCCTGAGATTTCCCAACCGGATCGGACTGGCCGCCGGCCTCGACAAGGAAGGAAACACGATCGATGCGCTCGGCCGCCTCGGATTCGGTTTCATCGAGATCGGCACGATCACCCCACGCCCACAGGCGGGAAACCCGAAGCCCCGGCTGTTCCGGCTCGTCGAACACGAGTCGATCATCAACCGCATGGGATTCAACAACCCGGGGATCGAAGAAGGCGTGCGCAATGTCCGGGCGTCGCGTCGCTTCGAAGGCGTGATCGGGTTCAACATCGGCAAGAACAAGGACACGCCCAACGAGCGTGCGGCCGATGACTACCTCATCTGCCTGCGGGAGGCCTACCCGGTCGCCGACTACATCGTGGTGAACCTTTCCTCCCCCAACACCCCGGGCTTGCGCGACCTCCAGGGAGAAGAGGCTTCGGCGAAACTTCTGGAAACCCTCAAAGCGGAGCAGGCGAAGCTCGAGCAACAACACGGCAGACGGGTGCCGCTGCTTTTCAAAGTGGCGCCGGACCTCGACCCGGAGCACATCACCGGATTGTCGCGGGTGTTTCTCGATGGCGGTCTCGACGGACTCATCGCCACCAACACGACCATCACGCGCGACGCCGTCGCAGGGCATCGCCTCGCCGATGAGGCGGGCGGCCTGTCCGGCCGTGTGCTGCTTGAGCGCAGCAACGAAGTGATCCGCGCGTTCGCCACGGAACTCGGCGGACAGGTCCCGATCATCGGCGCCGGCGGCGTCTCATCACCCGGCGATGCGGTATCGAAACTCCGGGCGGGAGCTTCCCTCGTCCAGATCTACTCGGCCTTCATTTTCCAAGGGCCGGACTTGATCCGAAACTGCGCCGAAAGGCTCGTTTCCGAGCCCCTTTGA
- a CDS encoding protein-disulfide reductase DsbD family protein yields MKPLNRLIPIFYAATAIAGSAQVEPFSLDASDPKEIGKGTITSEQSAISPGTPFTVAIHLSHPEGWHSYYKNSGGIELPPEITWNLPDGFKAAALQWPTPELFASDFGTSIGYAEGPTLLAEITPPADLKPGTNVTLGAEATWQYCQPGKCINDEESLSLELPVGEQAVTDPGQAGLFSEARAALPQALAASSGSSFPGAAGDVLVIRQGKEVTLQISGQTAEAIKGNIAFAPDQPFVAPVDFTAASVEDGTISLPLKQAIDIADKPVPIEGDGISGILLLKDGPAVAIPFTKFGKAPAPPVSFSQLLPILGGMLIGGLILNLMPCVFPVIGLKIMGFVQQAGEDRKKIIFHGLAFTLGVLVSFWILSGILFALRAGAAPGQEIGWGYQLQNPWTILVLMLLMFVLGLSMYGVFEIGASATGFGGSLQSKQGLSGSFFSGILATVVATPCSAPFLGAAIGAAIALPALQFFLAFTFMALGLSLPYLILSIFPKLVEMLPRPGPWMESFKQAMSFLLFATAGFLLWVYTAQIGLGNMLNVVVGLTLIAIAGWIFGRWDTPAKSPAVRWAAKALVVVFAVFGFIACKPPAESSITWDTWSSDKVEELLADGQPVYVDFTAQWCATCQVNKKRAYPEEVATLMKERGIVALKADKTKANPEIDAKLEELGRSAIPVNVLYVPGKEPIITPEILSADYLKDLFTKEVPAPTE; encoded by the coding sequence ATGAAGCCCCTGAACCGCCTGATCCCGATCTTCTACGCCGCGACCGCCATCGCGGGCAGCGCCCAAGTCGAGCCGTTCTCGCTGGACGCCTCAGACCCGAAGGAAATCGGCAAGGGCACCATCACCTCCGAGCAGTCGGCCATTTCTCCCGGTACGCCATTTACCGTAGCGATCCATCTTTCCCACCCGGAAGGCTGGCACAGCTACTACAAGAACTCGGGCGGCATCGAACTCCCTCCGGAGATCACGTGGAACCTGCCTGACGGTTTCAAGGCGGCCGCATTGCAGTGGCCCACACCCGAGCTGTTCGCTTCCGACTTCGGAACCAGCATCGGTTACGCCGAAGGCCCAACCCTGCTCGCCGAGATCACTCCACCGGCCGACCTCAAGCCGGGAACCAACGTCACTTTGGGAGCCGAGGCGACATGGCAGTATTGCCAGCCCGGCAAGTGCATCAACGACGAGGAATCCCTCAGCCTCGAGCTTCCCGTGGGTGAACAGGCCGTGACTGATCCGGGTCAGGCGGGACTCTTCTCCGAAGCCCGGGCCGCACTCCCCCAAGCTCTTGCGGCGTCGAGCGGTTCTTCTTTTCCGGGGGCAGCGGGTGATGTGCTTGTCATACGCCAAGGCAAGGAGGTGACACTCCAGATCTCGGGTCAGACGGCCGAAGCGATCAAGGGCAACATCGCGTTCGCACCTGACCAACCGTTCGTTGCCCCCGTTGATTTCACCGCAGCGTCAGTTGAGGACGGGACCATTTCCCTCCCGCTGAAGCAGGCCATCGACATCGCCGACAAGCCTGTCCCAATCGAAGGCGATGGAATCAGTGGCATCCTCCTCTTGAAGGACGGACCTGCGGTCGCCATTCCATTCACGAAGTTCGGCAAAGCGCCGGCACCGCCTGTATCGTTCTCGCAACTGCTCCCCATCTTGGGCGGCATGCTCATCGGCGGCCTGATCCTCAACCTCATGCCCTGCGTCTTCCCGGTCATCGGGCTCAAGATCATGGGCTTCGTCCAACAGGCGGGCGAGGACCGGAAAAAGATCATTTTCCACGGCCTCGCCTTCACATTGGGCGTGCTCGTTTCCTTCTGGATCCTCAGCGGCATCCTATTCGCCCTGCGTGCCGGCGCTGCGCCGGGACAGGAGATCGGCTGGGGTTATCAGTTGCAGAATCCATGGACCATCCTCGTCCTGATGCTCCTGATGTTCGTTCTCGGACTGAGCATGTACGGAGTCTTCGAGATCGGAGCATCCGCGACCGGATTTGGAGGATCCCTCCAATCCAAGCAGGGGCTGAGTGGCTCGTTCTTCTCCGGCATCCTCGCCACGGTGGTCGCCACACCCTGCTCCGCTCCATTCCTCGGCGCGGCGATCGGGGCGGCGATCGCACTCCCCGCCCTTCAGTTCTTCCTCGCCTTCACCTTCATGGCCCTGGGGCTCTCCCTACCCTACCTTATCCTGTCGATTTTCCCCAAGTTGGTAGAGATGCTCCCGCGGCCCGGTCCTTGGATGGAATCCTTCAAGCAGGCGATGTCATTCCTGCTTTTCGCGACAGCGGGATTCCTTCTCTGGGTCTACACCGCCCAGATCGGATTGGGCAACATGCTCAACGTCGTCGTGGGACTTACGCTAATCGCGATCGCAGGCTGGATTTTCGGTCGCTGGGATACGCCGGCCAAGAGCCCTGCGGTCCGTTGGGCCGCCAAAGCGCTGGTTGTGGTGTTTGCGGTCTTTGGATTCATCGCATGCAAGCCTCCGGCTGAGTCATCGATCACCTGGGACACGTGGAGCAGCGACAAGGTCGAGGAACTGCTCGCGGACGGGCAACCGGTTTATGTCGATTTCACCGCACAATGGTGCGCCACGTGTCAGGTGAACAAGAAGCGGGCCTATCCTGAGGAAGTCGCGACACTGATGAAAGAGCGTGGGATTGTCGCGCTCAAGGCGGACAAGACCAAAGCCAACCCGGAGATTGACGCTAAGCTGGAAGAGCTCGGCCGCAGTGCAATCCCGGTGAACGTTCTCTACGTTCCCGGCAAGGAGCCGATCATTACCCCCGAAATCCTGTCGGCCGATTACCTCAAGGACTTGTTCACCAAGGAGGTTCCTGCCCCCACCGAATAG
- a CDS encoding alpha-amylase family glycosyl hydrolase, protein MSETPVLVKNDPWLEPQTPHILARRQRFYDSLPHIADANGKIAGYANGHLLTGLHLQPDGTWLVREWLPAAQAVSLVSDFNDWDGEASPLTKGSNGIWSAKLPADSVRHGQKYKLRITGADGTTRDRIPACALRAVQDPTSHDFAAQVWQPDESYQWKNRFDPSSVKVPLIYEAHVGMSGEEPRIHSYREFANTVLPRIAKGGYNTVQLMAVQEHPYYGSFGYHVSNFFAPSSRFGTPEDLKYLVDTAHGLGLAVLLDIVHSHSVKNLAEGLNDLDGSGNLYFHADGRGEHPQWDSKCFDYGRPEVRCFLLSNIRYWIEEFHFDGFRFDGVTSMLYWHRGSTAFDHYDKYFVHDVDNDAILYLQQATSLARELQPGCLLIAEDMSGMPGLCRPIEEGGVGFTHRLAMGVPDYWIKLLKHTRDEDWNLDEMWGTLINRRYGEANIAYAESHDQALVGDKTVAFWLMDKEMYWHMGVEDPHPVIERGIALHKMIRLVTFALAGEGWLNFMGNEFGHPEWLDFPREGNDWSYHYCRRQWSLVDNPALKYKFLAAFDRKMLQLGRDYGLPGNEAAELLNLDSTNKVLCVSRGPLIFVFNWSTDRSVPDYKFHVSGSGDYRIVLSSDDPETGGHDRVDTSCIHSVDADSKLSVYTPARTVIVLAPV, encoded by the coding sequence ATGAGCGAGACTCCCGTGTTGGTGAAGAACGATCCGTGGCTGGAGCCACAGACCCCTCACATCCTCGCCCGGCGCCAGCGGTTCTACGACTCGCTGCCCCACATCGCCGACGCCAACGGCAAGATCGCCGGCTACGCCAATGGCCATCTGCTCACCGGCCTCCACCTCCAGCCCGACGGCACGTGGCTGGTCCGCGAGTGGCTCCCGGCGGCCCAAGCGGTCAGCTTGGTCAGCGACTTCAACGACTGGGATGGCGAGGCTTCCCCGCTAACCAAGGGATCCAACGGCATCTGGTCGGCGAAGCTCCCTGCGGATTCGGTCCGCCACGGGCAGAAATACAAGCTCCGCATCACCGGAGCGGACGGCACGACCCGTGACCGTATTCCAGCCTGTGCCCTGAGGGCGGTGCAGGACCCCACGTCCCACGATTTCGCCGCCCAAGTCTGGCAGCCCGACGAAAGCTACCAGTGGAAGAACCGGTTCGATCCGTCATCGGTCAAGGTCCCGCTGATCTACGAAGCCCACGTCGGCATGTCGGGCGAAGAACCCCGCATCCACAGCTACCGCGAGTTTGCCAACACCGTGCTGCCGCGTATCGCCAAGGGCGGCTACAACACGGTCCAGCTGATGGCCGTTCAGGAGCACCCCTACTACGGCTCGTTCGGCTACCACGTCTCGAACTTCTTCGCGCCCTCGTCCCGCTTCGGCACTCCGGAAGACCTGAAATACCTCGTCGACACCGCCCACGGCCTCGGGCTGGCGGTGCTGCTCGACATCGTGCACTCTCATTCGGTGAAGAACCTCGCCGAGGGCCTCAATGACCTCGACGGCTCGGGCAATCTCTACTTCCACGCCGACGGACGCGGCGAACACCCGCAGTGGGACTCGAAGTGCTTCGACTACGGCCGCCCCGAAGTCCGCTGCTTCCTGCTTTCGAACATCCGCTATTGGATCGAGGAATTCCACTTCGACGGCTTCCGCTTCGATGGCGTCACCTCGATGCTCTACTGGCACCGCGGATCGACCGCCTTCGACCACTACGACAAATACTTCGTCCACGACGTCGACAACGACGCGATCCTCTATCTCCAGCAAGCCACCTCACTGGCCCGCGAACTGCAACCCGGCTGCCTGCTGATCGCCGAAGACATGTCCGGGATGCCGGGCCTCTGCCGCCCAATCGAGGAAGGCGGCGTGGGATTCACCCACCGGCTGGCGATGGGTGTGCCCGACTACTGGATCAAGCTGCTCAAGCACACCCGTGACGAGGATTGGAACCTCGATGAGATGTGGGGAACCCTGATCAACCGCCGCTACGGGGAGGCCAACATCGCTTACGCCGAAAGCCACGACCAGGCATTGGTCGGCGACAAGACCGTGGCCTTCTGGCTCATGGACAAGGAGATGTACTGGCACATGGGAGTCGAAGACCCCCATCCCGTCATCGAGCGAGGAATCGCCCTGCACAAGATGATCCGGCTCGTGACCTTCGCTCTAGCCGGCGAAGGCTGGCTGAACTTCATGGGCAACGAGTTCGGCCACCCGGAGTGGCTCGACTTCCCACGGGAGGGCAACGACTGGTCCTACCACTACTGCCGCCGGCAATGGTCGCTGGTCGACAACCCGGCACTGAAGTACAAGTTCCTCGCCGCCTTCGACCGCAAGATGCTGCAACTCGGCAGGGACTACGGACTGCCGGGCAACGAGGCTGCCGAACTCCTCAATCTCGACAGCACCAACAAGGTGCTCTGCGTGTCACGCGGCCCTCTGATCTTCGTCTTCAACTGGTCAACCGACCGCTCGGTTCCCGACTACAAGTTCCACGTAAGTGGCTCGGGAGACTACAGGATCGTCCTCTCAAGCGATGACCCTGAAACCGGCGGCCACGACCGAGTCGACACCTCGTGCATCCACAGCGTCGATGCCGACAGCAAACTGAGCGTCTACACTCCGGCTCGCACCGTGATTGTGCTCGCACCGGTCTGA
- a CDS encoding ABC transporter ATP-binding protein — MTGTVDGLAIEIKRLRKRYGRFEALKGVELSVREGCVFGLLGPNGAGKSTLIKSLLTIVRPTECRGRLLGERIGHRRTLAKVGYLPEHARFPDYLTGRQIVEYSAGLAKVPGKLARQRTGELLETVGMSDWADRKNGTYSKGMRQRVGLAQALVNDPAIVFLDEPTDGVDPPGRVEIRKVIERMRDEGRTVFVNSHLLGEVEQIADEVAIMAAGRIVKSGTTDELTHRARTFEVRSLGPVPFDLKDRFEADGATVAGDRVTVAADDARGVQSVIDALRAADVPVREVKESRSSLEEVFMETVKFEGRQAP; from the coding sequence ATGACAGGCACCGTGGATGGATTGGCAATCGAGATCAAGCGGCTGCGCAAGCGCTACGGGCGTTTCGAGGCGCTGAAGGGTGTCGAACTCTCGGTCCGCGAGGGGTGCGTGTTCGGGCTGCTCGGTCCCAACGGCGCCGGCAAGAGCACCTTGATCAAGTCACTGCTGACCATCGTGCGGCCCACCGAGTGCCGCGGGCGGTTGCTGGGGGAGAGGATCGGTCACCGACGTACTTTGGCGAAGGTCGGCTATCTGCCCGAGCATGCCCGGTTTCCCGATTACCTGACCGGCCGCCAGATCGTCGAATACTCGGCTGGGCTGGCGAAAGTCCCCGGCAAGCTCGCGCGTCAGCGCACCGGAGAACTTCTGGAAACCGTCGGGATGAGCGACTGGGCGGACCGCAAGAACGGGACCTACTCGAAGGGCATGCGCCAGCGGGTCGGACTCGCGCAGGCTCTTGTGAACGACCCCGCCATCGTGTTTCTCGACGAGCCGACGGACGGGGTCGATCCGCCGGGTCGGGTGGAGATCCGCAAGGTGATCGAACGGATGCGCGACGAGGGCCGGACGGTGTTCGTCAACAGCCACCTTCTCGGCGAAGTGGAGCAGATCGCTGACGAGGTCGCGATCATGGCGGCGGGTAGGATCGTCAAGTCCGGCACGACCGACGAGCTGACCCATCGGGCGCGGACTTTCGAGGTCCGGTCCCTCGGGCCGGTTCCGTTCGACCTGAAGGATCGCTTCGAGGCGGACGGGGCAACGGTGGCAGGCGACCGGGTAACCGTAGCCGCGGACGATGCCCGGGGCGTTCAGTCCGTCATCGACGCCCTCCGCGCCGCCGATGTCCCGGTGCGGGAGGTGAAGGAGTCGAGGTCGTCGCTCGAGGAGGTCTTCATGGAGACGGTGAAGTTCGAAGGGAGGCAGGCGCCATGA
- the msrA gene encoding peptide-methionine (S)-S-oxide reductase MsrA: MKALVSLLTLFVFSSCNAMSEEEKKPAEAPKVPEGAEVITLGAGCFWCVEAVYAQLDGVHAAVSGYMGGTVANPTYEQVCNGTTGHAEVVQVVYDPKKISTEKVIAWFWQLHDPTTLNRQGADVGTQYRSAIFYHTDEQKKIAEASKKAAASDFEDPIVTEITKDSTFYPAENYHQDFYAENKSKNGYCRMVIEPKLKKLKLDH, encoded by the coding sequence ATGAAAGCGCTTGTTTCCCTTCTCACCCTGTTCGTGTTCAGTTCCTGCAACGCCATGTCCGAAGAAGAAAAGAAGCCCGCAGAGGCCCCCAAGGTTCCCGAAGGAGCCGAAGTCATCACTCTCGGAGCCGGTTGCTTCTGGTGCGTCGAAGCCGTCTATGCCCAGCTTGACGGTGTCCACGCCGCCGTTTCCGGCTACATGGGTGGGACCGTTGCCAATCCGACCTACGAGCAGGTCTGCAATGGCACTACCGGCCACGCCGAAGTGGTGCAGGTCGTCTACGATCCGAAGAAGATCTCGACCGAAAAGGTGATCGCCTGGTTCTGGCAGCTACACGATCCGACCACGCTGAACCGTCAGGGCGCGGACGTCGGCACCCAGTACCGTTCCGCGATTTTCTACCATACGGACGAGCAGAAGAAGATTGCCGAGGCTTCGAAGAAGGCGGCCGCCAGCGACTTTGAGGACCCGATCGTCACCGAGATCACCAAGGACTCGACCTTCTATCCGGCCGAGAACTACCACCAGGATTTCTATGCCGAGAACAAGTCGAAGAACGGCTACTGCCGAATGGTGATCGAGCCGAAGCTGAAGAAGCTCAAGCTGGATCACTGA
- a CDS encoding aldo/keto reductase produces the protein MDLTTTAYGTWSGGRFMHFGETLSEERYMECIRTAYEAGFRTFVTSDVYGNGKADELLGEALVGIDRDSYCLVGTLGHDFYQGQRQGNRGYPRFTDPELRGPEGYKAYLRMACEKSLERCRTNHFDLVMLHNPDEAGYTSPAVWEGMNALKEEGLSDRLGIAPGPANGFTLDVIHCLENFGDLIDWAMLILNPLEPWPVGLALPACEKHGVKVLTRVVDFGGLFFGDMKPGHEFKPGDHRAYRPEGWVEHGLEKIEKMKPIAERHGLSMVEFAAIWNLSQKPVECVVPTFIQEAGDDARPIEDRIREFAVMPDVRLSPEEVEEVKAIGDNTGCMMLKGASKRHEVSERPDEWPMREDLLELAGRYGLGEEW, from the coding sequence ATGGATCTGACCACGACTGCTTACGGCACCTGGAGCGGGGGACGCTTCATGCACTTCGGCGAGACGCTGAGCGAGGAGCGCTACATGGAGTGCATCCGCACGGCCTATGAGGCGGGCTTCCGCACCTTCGTGACCTCCGACGTGTACGGAAACGGCAAGGCCGACGAACTTCTCGGCGAGGCACTCGTTGGGATCGATCGGGACAGCTACTGTCTTGTTGGGACACTCGGGCACGATTTCTACCAAGGTCAGCGTCAGGGGAACCGCGGCTATCCGCGCTTCACCGACCCGGAACTGCGTGGTCCCGAAGGCTACAAGGCCTACCTGCGGATGGCCTGTGAGAAGTCGCTCGAGCGTTGCCGGACCAACCACTTCGATCTCGTGATGCTCCACAATCCCGATGAGGCGGGCTACACCAGTCCGGCGGTGTGGGAAGGCATGAACGCGTTGAAGGAAGAAGGTCTGAGCGATCGGCTCGGCATCGCACCCGGCCCGGCCAACGGCTTCACGCTGGATGTGATCCACTGCCTCGAAAACTTCGGTGACCTGATCGACTGGGCGATGCTCATCCTGAATCCGCTCGAACCATGGCCGGTAGGACTGGCGCTACCCGCTTGTGAAAAGCACGGGGTCAAGGTGCTGACGCGGGTGGTCGACTTCGGTGGGTTGTTCTTCGGCGACATGAAGCCGGGTCACGAGTTCAAGCCGGGCGATCATCGGGCGTATCGTCCCGAAGGTTGGGTCGAGCACGGTCTTGAGAAGATCGAAAAGATGAAGCCGATCGCCGAGCGTCACGGCCTGAGCATGGTCGAGTTCGCCGCAATTTGGAACCTTAGCCAGAAACCCGTCGAGTGCGTCGTGCCGACCTTCATTCAGGAGGCGGGCGACGATGCGCGTCCGATCGAAGACCGGATTCGCGAGTTCGCGGTGATGCCCGACGTCCGGCTTTCTCCAGAAGAAGTCGAGGAGGTGAAGGCGATCGGTGACAACACCGGCTGCATGATGCTGAAGGGTGCCAGCAAGCGCCACGAAGTCAGCGAGCGTCCGGACGAATGGCCGATGCGCGAGGACCTGCTTGAGCTTGCCGGACGCTACGGGCTCGGGGAGGAGTGGTAG